The Labrus bergylta chromosome 23, fLabBer1.1, whole genome shotgun sequence genome includes the window TCGGCTTCATCTTTCTCGTTCTGTGGAAGCAAAGGAAACAGAAGTCATATTAAaatcatttgcatatttaataCAGTGTGTTTGACTTGTAAATTCAGTCTTTAACACACGCGTACACACTGGCGGGACGTTTACCTTGAGCTGTGCATTTTTGTTTGACAGTTCGGTGTCCTTCTGGACGAGCTGGGTGTCTTTGTCTCGGATGAGCTCCTTCAGCTGGACCACCAGTTGTTCCAGGTGACCCAGCCTCTCCAGGGCCTCCTCGGGGACCTCGGACTCAGCTGGAGCCTGGCCCTCGCTGGCAGGGAGCTGCGGCACCAACATACCCTGTGTTCAAGGTAACAGAGAAGACAAGTTTGAGTCCCTCTCGGCAAAGCAAAACAGATCTTTGTATTGTTTAAGTATTTCATCTGAAGTTTTAAGTCTGAGAAAAAACTCTGATGATGTCACCAgcgtcatttttttgtttgttgtcaccTGTGGGTCTCCATCTGGGCCCTCCTCTCCAGAGAGCTCCTGGAGGACGGTGGCCAGACGGCTTAACATGAGGACGGCACTGTGAAGAACATAAGAAGGGCAACATTTTAGAGGCTACACCAACATTACCATACTTATGTCTgacaaatccattttttttaccgCACCTTCACaagattattttctgtttgaaataaatacaatgttGAAAATATAAGACCTTGGAAAATATCATGCAAAGGTTTTTTACAGTATGTTGATTGCTTTTCAAGGTTTTGTCTTTTAAGTTAAAAAGCCAAAAACTTTTAGGTTGAAGCTTTATAACAGTATTGTCTTGCCCGACGAGACAACAGTGGGGTGTTGTTATCATCTTCGGGTTCAGGAAACTGCCATGGGTGTTGTTGACAATTTATTGATTAAAAGCAGCACTTCACCAACACTTGCTGCACTTCTACCGACACATAATATGAGACAAGTGCGCCTCACTAGGTCAGTCTCACAGGCACTCATCCCCGTCCCTGCATACAAAAACTACTATGGTCGGAAGTTCTTATTTTATACATACACCAAATAAGGAATGACATTCCCCAACACATTAGAACTTTACCATCTAcctcatatttcaaaaataaaacaccttcTCCACACTTACACCTGCACTCATTAATTGTTCATGTATTGTTCGCAgtatctgtactgtttgatgtgtcatgactgtggtttatgtttcatgttctgcagaacaggaacctgctggaAACCAGTTTTTAAAACTGCGTCAGGCCCgttaaactgtaacttaatgttacttttaaactttcctgtaTAATAAATGAATTGCATTAAATAGGCCAAAATgcaaccagttaaaaaaaaaagttaaccagCAATGAACATGTAGAAAGCAAACCACCAATTACTTTAAATAATACagcttttaaaacaaagcattataaaaaaaagttttgggaAAATTTAAATGTTAGAAATGTACAGTACTTCATTTTACTTTTGTAATATGCTGActtttatagatttattttaattttaattaatttaattttaattatagattttttttttattttatagatttttttaaacttttttttagatttagattCTGCTCAAACCGTGCTCGCAGATAATCATATTTCTCAAAATGTCTCTGGTCCAAAGCAACACATTGTCAGACGCCGCCACCCCCCCGAGTCTTCATGCTCCGATCTTAACCGGACGGACCCGACTTCCCCCGAACACACCGAACTCGCCACTGCGGCTGCGTCACTCTTTTTGTGAACAGCAAAAGATTAAAGCTAGCTAACGCGAAAATGGATCGAAAACTCTCCGAGCGGCTGGACGGCGGTGTTTTCAAAAAGCAGTAGCCGCCTTTGAAGATAAAAGAAACGGCGTCGTGAACGGGACACTCCGCGAAAAACACTCGTTTGTTTACTCTGTAGTTCACACGATACAGTAAGTTAGCTGGAGGCTACTTCGCTAGCTTTACGCTCATCACTcagaaaacaagctgcaaacCTGCCGCGGTGAGATTTTCTTCTTCGTGCGTGACAGCGGTGTCGTGCAGCCAGGTGAgaggtgtgtttaaaaaaaaaataaagaacagctgACTCACCTGTGAGAGTGCTTCCAGTGTAAAGCTTTTTATTTGGTATATTTCCTCGGATGGATGTCAGAGCATAGCCACATCACCAAACATTCCCGGAAACAAAacttcctctgctctgattggacgagCGGGATCGGCGTATGTAAGGGACTGTCAACAAATATCAAGGCGTCTCCTCCTTCATAGGGAGTAtattggattttaaaaaaaataagaaaaatgagATCTTGAGACTTGAAATACacaacataattttttttttttttttttacatcttggAAGAATCCtaaataaattgtgaaaaaatgaCCGGTCACGACCAGAGAGTAAACCTGATCATCAAGCAGGGCAGGCAGCTTGGCAggagcctgctgctgctggcacaCTACACCACGGTGTTTGTGGCGTTTGTTGGGCGCACCGTGCACTGGATGGTGGAGGCAGTTAAGTGGACAAGCCTGTTTGCACGCTACACAGTGTCGGTGTTTGACTCTATCTTTAGGCACCTTAACTGGGGGAAGAGGAAAGGTGTCACAGGTGGCGCCCGGGAGATCTGCCCAAGCTCTGAGATGACGACACAGTGACAttcatgggtttttttttttcttactttgccatgtgtgtgttgaagccAAACCCATGGCAAAGAAAGTGACTGCAGCTGAAGGAATCACTGGAATTTGAAGGAtgctggaagaagaagaaggaaatgaGGCCTTACTGAAGTcagaacaaaatatattttaagctCTTAAATCATACTCTTATTAATGTTATGTTTGTACCTGTGGTTATATAATGTGTATATTCCATGTTTGGTTATCATCAGGAGACGCTCTTCCAAATATTTGGAAGCCGTTTTGTGAGGGACTGTTCATGCAAATAAGATGCGGGGTGTAAAATATGTAGGAGGCTGACGTTCATTATAACATTATTACACTACAGCAGAGGAAGGATCAGCTTTTTAATGAAAGCTACATGATGTGCTCTACAAAACATAAACAgccaaaagttttttttttttttatttcatctgtgCCTGATTGAAACATACacttcattttgatttttgctGCAGCAGCATCTTTTTGTTTTCGAAGGCAGTCCTTGTATGTTTGACAAAACGAACACTCAATGAGTGAGTGGGTCAGTCACCTGTGGAGATACTGCTTTGTGTGGATATCCTGTGAAAGTGTTACCGTTTGCAAGTTTTGTGGCCAGAGAGAAACTCTTATCTCTGCTGAATGTACTTCAGTGCACGACTTTCTGTATTTACTGCAGCGTCTATGTGAAAACTGACGAaatgaaatgtgagtgaaaTGCTTTAAAATGACCAGCAGCTGATTTTTACTTCAAGtcaagtttttatttgattttttactATTTTACTAATACTTATCTTTGAACCAGCagcatgttatcattttatttagCTTAAGcactaaaatgtttaaatctatgttacttcacttttttattttatgtgaaaACTACAGTTTGAATCATTGACCAcactcaacatgaaaacaaaacaactttctgAGGTGGTtattagagcctgaccgatttaTCGACCAGCCGATAATTAGCACCTCCATTGACTATCATTATCGgctcattttattgcagatatgcgccaatattactagatttattcaccagttaaaTAGCATTTAACTTAAGCctcattgtattaaactagcagttctctgtcaccagcagagggcgatatatggattacaacaagtatCCTCACTCTccagtgtcaagcggtgatctACATTGTAAATCTTTTTCACAactgtttgataactgcatttgaatttgagggatcaactcaataaatgtgtgtatatctatatgCATCTATCTATACAGATTGAAAATAGATCTAGGAAAGATATCGGCATCAGATATTTTTTCCCTCCCATCTATCTAAGGTATCGGCCCCCCAAAAATCCCACATCGGTCGGGCTGAAATGGTAATATGCTTCAAAAGTGAAGGTAAAAAAAGACTTAATTCCATACACAAACACTACTTATTACAAATACTGTTGTGGTATTCTTTGAAGCggtttcttctgtgtttggatatttgttttaaactgaaaggtCAGCTACTGTGCCAGTCGGCCATGGCTTATGGCTTCTTGGCTTTGAGCTGTGGTATCAAAAGTCTCTACCAAGTACCGTTGTGTAATCTTGTTAATTTGCACAAGTATTAAACACAAGTTGAGCATCAACTGAGGAGTATTTTGATTGATGATTAATCCGATTTGTTTCTTGCGTCTTCATAAAACTCTGGAAGAGAGAGCGCTGGATAAGATAAGAGGTTATTATGAAGAAGTTTTTAAGTGTAAGAAGTATAAACTGGAGCGACGGCAATCTGACCACATGACTCAGGATAATATAAGTGACAATCTTTTGTTGTGCAACACCTAGTTTTACTTTTGTTGCTCTGACTAGATTCTGCTGATAATACTTTGGTACAGAAGTTTCAATTGTAATCTAGTATTTTAAGTTTTCTGATTATTGAGAATGAACTTTCTAAAGAGCACTGTCAATAAGTagtttcaaagtgctttatgAGACTACAAAAACAATTtacaaaatgctttaaaaaatcgtacagcattaaaaaaaaaatagcttaaaacatcaataaaataaGGAAGAAGGGCGTACAAGAATTGGTATTTTAGAAGTGACCCAACAGAGACATTTATTGAGAACACAAACCCTGTGAAGGCAAACttataaatatgtttacagagtcattttaaagataaagaagCTCCCCAGTCTCTCCTAATCAGGCAGTTTGTTCCAGAGAGTGTCGAGCCAAACTGGAAATGCCCCATTAAAATAAAGGCTCTGAATGCTTTCTCCACCCTTCATACTTCAGTACACATGTTGAGCCAAGTCCCTCCAGCTCAGACTGTGATGGATGCCCCGTGTCTCCTTATGAGGGATAAACGCTGCATTGTATTTGTCAGCACTTCTCAGGTTAACACGGATGGAAACGGAACAATCAGGCTGCCCTTTTAATTGGGCGATTAAGCCGATTATCTGCATGTTCACTTGGATTACAGCCTGTGATTAGAGCCATGGAGGACACACATAGGAGACAAACAGATACAAAAGGCCCCCCTACCAGCTGCTGTTCTCACCCTAAGTCCCATTGTTGTGTGACTGTGAAGTAGGATTTCCTCCACTTTACAGTAGACCAATTGGACTGAGAGGATCccggagctgctgctgcttaaaGGCTCTAGCTTCAGTTAACAGACTCACACTCAGGTGGCGCACAGAGAGCAATGGGTAACGCAACAGGTAGCACCGTGGACGACCTGCAAGCCGTGGAGATGCACCTCTGGTACAAGAAATTCATGACCGAGTGCCCCTCGGGGCAGCTCACCCTGCACGAGTTCAAGCAGTTTTTTGGTCTTCGAGGTTTGGACCCCGAGGCCAACGCGTACATAGAGCAGATGTTTCGAACGTTCGACATGAATAAGGTAAGATAGACGAGAGGATGACCAcaatgagatttgttttttaaagctgacaGGATGGGACATAAATCTCTCTGAACAGATTTAAACAAGatgcatacaaacacattaagaggaTAAACTTCACACTGGACCTTGTGCTTCAGATGcatatttaaacacaaaacatgcatGAGAAATGTTTCCCTCTGAGTTCTGAACTTGTAACTACTTCTTATTAACAAATACTATCAGTAATACTGAACGTCAGGTTCATTCATTAGAGAGCAAGAAGGTCCTTTCTATCTGTGTGTGATTCATTTTGAAGTTAACCAGATCAATGTTAGATTCTGTTACAAGGCAAGTGTCTCATCTTGGACCATTTAAAACAGTCGTAATACTTTTGATGCTAGTTTAATTgatttgttgtagttttttgtgttcataaaaggacattaaattatatttattggGGTTGGACTTTCAGTAGCCTGTCAACAAAATGCATGTTGCAAGTTGAGTGATTTACAGATGTTTACATTCTGACAAATAATGCCAAACTAGCCTGATGATTATTTAATTCACTGATtttttgaaaaacctttttgtTCTGTTAATCATTTGTGAAAAATGTCTGTAGTTCACAAAGAATAAAGTGGAAAAACATGCCGACCTAAAAATGGACTGTCCACATTGCCCGTCTCGATTTATGATTTATCAATCATTTATGACGACTGTTGACCGGAACAACTGCGTCAGCTCTTTGAACAAATACAGATTTATCAGAATTAGGAAGCTGAAGCATCACTAGAAAGCGGTATGCGATCCTTTTAAGAGGCAATATTTGGAGACCAGGTTACGTTTGCCGACTATTCCTGTAGGTTAATTAATTATTCAATCATTGATGACCTGGGTCTACCAAATGTAGCGTAAACGTAGCCCAGTGAAAGAAGCCAATCACAGCCCAAGGTGACATCTGTACTCTGAATCTTTTGTACAACATTCACTCCAAAACTTGAAGACCTTTTGATATATAAGACAAAAGGGGATTTGTTTGTCCATTTGTCtgaattttttttcttaaactacAATTGTGGGATCTAATTTGTCAATTAAGAGAAGGTCAATCGATTAATTGAGTAATTGTTTCAGCGTAAAGCCAATAAACGCACTTGAGTAACACGGTCTGCTGGTTGCATTTAGGTATTCTTTATATAACCAGAGCATAAAAGGTTCTTGAAACTTCAACGTACCGCCGCCCacatggaaaaaagaaacaacatctgTATAATGTAAACAGGAGCGATGCAGTGACGTCCTAGCAGCCAGCTTAGGAAGCATTTCCATCCTTCACAGATTAATTAGCAGAGTCTCGGAGCGTCCAACAGGTCAGCGCAGGATGCGGCTGTCTGAAAAGCAGGGCGTCTATACTTAGGCTCCCCGTCAGCCCTACAAAAAAGGCAGTGGTAATCTTTATGCATGATTTAAACGACCAGATTATCAACAAGACAATGCCTTGAAGATTGTTCAGGGACTCCCCCGAGATAATCCTCCGCCCTGGCACGCTTCATTTCACACGTTGGAGTTGAAACGAGGGCGGGCGTGTCTTTCAGACTGATGTAAAGCTTTGAATGgatgaaaacagtttttgatGATAAGTAAAAGAGCATGCAGAAGAAACGATTGATTAATAAGCGGATTGTTTTTGCAGGACGGCTACATAGACTTCATGGAGTATGTGGCCGCTCTCAGTCTGGTGATGCGAGGAAAGATGGAGCACAAGCTGCGCTGGTACTTCAAACTTTACGATGTGGACGGAAACGGCTGCATCGACCGCCATGAGCTCCTCAACATCATAAAGGTACAGTGCAGTTTATCATTCAGCTGAAACTCTGCACGCTCTGAACAAGAAGTCTACATGCTGATTCGAGTCTTTTCCCCGCAGGCCATCCGTGCAATCAACGGAAGTGAAAATTCAGACCTGACTGCCGAGGATTTCACAAACCGCGTGTTTGAAAGGATTGATATAAACGGAGATGGTGAGTGTGCTTTCTGGCAGCTGCACGCAGAACTGAAGATGAAGGGAGAGATTGATCGTGGGTGGACAGTTGTGTGTTAGGCATTCATCAGCTTCCAGTGCCGCCTTGAAtcaggaaacaaaacaagcGTGTGAAAAGGAAAAGTCGTAGGTGGCCGTGGAACTCAATAGCTACCCTTAAGCCTTTTATCAAAGACTTGAAATCAACTTCTGCAAActtatcttttatttaaaaactttaaaaaaagctttttaaggAGCTGTCCAAAGTTTGACAAACATTGGACTTCAACAAAAACTGTtggaaaatggaaaacattCAGGAAGGATGGATAATTCCCCTACCACCCAAATAGTCCTGCATTCAAATTCAAGGATAGCCTCGAGGTCATGCCGCGctcctcatgtacagaggctatactCCTCATCGCAGCGACCGTGGGTCTGAATCTGACCTCgaccttttgctgcatgtcccCATTCtttcctcccaacacttcctgtcccTCTGCAGCTGTCCAATCCGAAAAAATAGAATGAAGTAATAGCTGCCATTCTGATTACACAAACATGATGTATTAATGTAAGCATCACTCAGTTAGAGCGTCTctgatttcagtgttttattccTGAGTGAAACTCGTCATGTGGGCAGGCTTTAGTCTGGATGATTTTCATTTCTAAGTCTCTGTCTGCAAGTGTTTGAATGGTTGTTGAGCCGATGGCCTTTAAATGAAAGCTCTTTTATTGGCAGTTTTTAAATTGGGGTGTTAGTTGGGATATTATAGAGAAAAATCACAgtaacatcttgtttttttaacggTCTTTAAGATTACATTATATGAGTGAGTTCAGGTCGATAAGGAATcagaacaattttttttaaaggaagaaagaaatgaatTGTCGTAAAGTGAGCAATTGATTTGGTGCATAATCAAATTACCAATCTGAAGGTCACCTTTGGGATGAGCTATAATCGCGCTGGTTGCTCTGATTTTTCCTTGCTGGTTGTCTTgtcctgtttgcttttgttttagaAACTCATGTTGTcaacttattttttttgtctgttaagTTCTAGTAACCTTAAAGTCAGAATGCCAGCAGAGGcttaaaaaacagttaaaacaaaaattGATTTGGACGGAGATTTTTTTGAAATGCTGCCTCCAACACCCAGATTCTAATTCAAGCTTTCAATAGTGGGACAAAAGGCtcaatcatcatcatgttaCTACATCAAGTCATGACTAGTAGTGATCATATTTAAACAGAGGTCATCAAAAGTATAACATCTCCTCTTCTAACAGGCGAGCTGTCCTTGGAGGAGTTTGTTGCTGGCGCTCGCAGTGACCAGGATTTCATGGAAGTGATGATCAAAAGTCTGGACCTAACCCACATCGTGGCCATGATCCACAACCGGAGGCACAGTATTTAGGATTTCCCCAATCCAACTACCTCACCCTCATTCCCGATTTAAGCCGAGACCTTCAGTACattgccaaaaaaaataaaataaggtaattTATAGACTGAGATTTTCATCAGGATTGAATCCAGTTTAATATAATGCCGATGTACTGCAAAGAATGACATTTGTTCCTTTTTAATCTCTAAAAGAGTGACACGCATGCACTTTAAATGCATTTGGATGACTCAGTCAACCTCTGCCAACTGCTGATTGTCCTTGTTTAATGCTGCTGAGCTCTCCCAAGGCCACCTTGGCCTGAGGGATGATCTCTCAGACTTTCCACTAACCCAAAGATACCATGACGGATAAAAGGAGGAGAAGATAGGCAGAGAGTTGCAATTAAATGCACTCAATGCTTTCCAAatcctttatttttcagttccACTACATCACTGTTCACcctgtaggggggggggggggagtttacAGTCAGCGCTGCGCTTAACATCCCTAATGTGATTAAGTCTAAGGCTCAGGTACAGGGAGAGGTTAACGTTTTTGAAAAATCTGTGCAGGATCTCAAAATGTTTGgcctttttcttcatgtttttaaccttttataattcttaaaataaatTTGAAACAAAAGGCAAGATGCTGGACGGTGGTTTTGTAGcatttctgtgtgtgggtgtttggcTGAATGAATGCTTCGCTGCAGCCTAAATACAGATACCCTTTGTCGTTTGTTGGCTCTGCACGTCTGGTGCCTTCTGTTGGAAGATGGCagaatgagttttttttttctctttgcttttgcttactttcaaaataaaatccaagtCTTATGTGGACTGCCTATTGAATGTAATGGATGTTAATGTACTGTAGCTTGTAAATTTTTGGATgatttagagcagtggttctcaactggtgggtcgggaacttcgtctgagtaaaaaaaaaagagtcaagaATCTATGAAGGGCTCTTTAAACATGCTGGGTTTGTTCCTTCTCTTTATTCTGTCACAAGTTTTGTACCATCTAAGGTCCAAACCGCACCATTTTTCATTCAAtacatctgattggttgaaaaatatcagaaatctGGGTCACTATTAGAGGTTGGTGGAAGGTCCTCAGGctggaccagttgagaaccactgatttagagCTCATGTCTTTTCATTTGGCATCTTACACAGTAACTCAAATTATAACTTGCTTGGACTAATCAAcagcaaaaacagcaaaaaaaactcaaattttaaaagtgaattaagcatgtgtttgaataaataaacatcaacCTGATGAGTACGGTGTAGAGCCTGATCGATATgggttttttaaagatgaatgtGCCGatttgaaggaggaggaggaaagtttGCCAATACCAATATGTCGCCCGATACAGTGACTTTATTAGCTGGATAGGATCTAGCACTGACATGAAAGGTGCTAAGAAGGCTACTTTCTTAAACACAGTCATTTAAGAATCATTAACATTACTTTACATCGACAACCATTACTCTGCTGACTGTCTGCTCCGCTGCACTGCCCGGCTGCGATGCCCGGCTGCGCTGCCcggctgcagacagtgctgagagtAATTTAAACTATGGAGTCGGAGCACGGTTTGCTGGACAAACTACATGATGACaccatttctaaaaaaaaaaaaaagaaatcacccTAAGCATTGTCTTCCGCGTTACACGCTCTGTTTAGAAAGCTTTCATATGGGCGCATATTGGAAAACTTATAGGCCATTGTTAATATATATGTGACAAGCCAACAGTGATACAATAATATCTGCTGACTGATAGATCAGTCGAGCTTCAGTTAGGAGTGTAATGTAATTTAAtgcagataagataagataagatgtgTACATGTTCATGTACAGTATTTTTCAACAATTATAACTTTTCATGTGAGGccatattttatatatttgtagaCCTGTGTATTATTTATCACCTGTCTGTACGTCAGCCTCTGCTTATGGGCTCCCACAGGAGTACGTTATAGTCTCTTATTAACCatgtaataaaatgtttatacTGTATAAAGCAGTTCTCtccattctttctttttattccttttagtTAGGGGACTTTAGACTTCTCATCACGTTttcaaaacatgtctttgatATACCTTCAAACAGAGGGTCGCTAGTTCACGATAGTTTGATTTAAACGGGTAAAGCCATAAAACTTTGGTCCTGTTGGAGTTCAAAGGAAGATAAGTTTACCACAGGTGTTTATTCCAAATGTTTTCAGTTCTTAAGTGTTCATAAAAGCCTTTAACTCTTCTCCAATAAACGGTATCAGTATACCAAGACTTCAGTTTACAACCTGATAAAAGTTTTCGCATTAAGGAAACTAAATTCTACCTTTGAGTTGGACAAGTATTCAGCTGCATGCTCCCAACGTTGCTTTAAGtcaaacaaaaatgcaaaacatatttttcacccaaaaaaaaacatttacaacagaattaaaattgtttatcctctgtgttttttttggcttttatattatgtagttttttaaatttatctAAACAgttaataaaactaaataaaaaaaacttaaaacaaatgttaagggcaatatttgattttgatttatttcataatACATTCATACAATGTCAAGTTTTCTCACATTCTGATGCACAGAGATTTTAAACCACAAGGGGGCAGCGACATGATTGGATGAATGTTCCTCCATGAAATTCCCAACAATACTCTAAGCTCCTCTTTTTGATTAATCCCCCTTTGTCTTACTGTCACTGTGccccttctcttctttcttcacAGCAGGCTCACAGGAAGTCATACAGGTACTTTACAATGTCGAAACTCACCGTCCTGGAAGatagattaaaaaacaacaacatccgaAGTGAATAACACTCGAAAAAAGTCAACCAGTTCCCTTGATTTATTCTGCTGCAGGTCTCAGTTATGTGTAAgaacagacatgcacacacacctggataTGGCACACATGAAGTCCATAGACACGGCACACTTGTACTTCGGGGCATCGAGCTGGTCATCATGACTGACCTGAGTCAACAGCTGTAAGGTCACCAGGGAggagatctaaaaaaaaaaaggggatggAGCGAAACTGAAATGACTCTCAATTCCACTTTTCAAGCACTGCGCTTCTACACTTTGATGTAGAGGCACTAAAAGATGAAAGCCCGTTGCAGAGATATGGGTCGAGCTTAATTTCCTCACACCATTTCACGCTCAGAGCGGGCAGTCAATAGAACGGCAAATGTGTCCACCGATCCCCAAACTCATGACCACAAGGGTTGAAAACTCTCAACTGAAATCTAAAAAGTAGTAAATTTCTACCTAGTAATGTGACAAATGATCCTTTAAAATACTCAGATTATTATAGTGGAAATTCTCTGTCATTTCATTGTCCGGAAAAATGGAAATATAGcatgaaattaaattatttttttatatattgttgGAGCCGTGAGAGTTTTTACAGCCAACTTTGGGAGTCACAAGAGAGTGGAGAAAGATAGCAAGCATGTCGGACTAAATTAATCCACAGCAGAGCTCCTTTTAAGGCACGTTTATAAAAAAGCCTGCATACAGACTATTAACAGTGTTACATTAACTATACTATATTTGGTCTAATCATCACAGGCTCCCGGCATCATCAACAGATTATAAGCATATCCAGAAGTCATTTTAACCATCAAAACAGGCAAGTTTGTACATATTCAGTCTCTACTCCAGGCTTGTGTCAGATGTGTGAAGATAGTCTGCCCACACACTGTCACAACAGAAGCAACACATGACTGCGTTGTTTTCAGTTTTAACTATAAATCAGACCATAATTCACAACATTAACATCGTGCAGTACTGAAGAAGACTTTGAACTAGAGATTAAGAAAGTAAATGCACCTGGAAAACTGTATTGAGGTAaaagtgttgaatgtgtgtaaaCCTGAGGTGTGACACAAACCTGGGAGAAGATGCTGGCAGTGGGGGCGACTCTGTTGTCCACCACGCTGTAGAAAATGGCGAGCAGGCGGTCCAGAGGAAAGGGCTTTGGTCCCAGGAGATGGTTACTAGTCTAGAGATAAAgacaacatatatatatatctgctTCATAAACAGTTTCAAACTTAAAGAGAAGCAAGCca containing:
- the guca1aa gene encoding guanylyl cyclase-activating protein 1; its protein translation is MGNATGSTVDDLQAVEMHLWYKKFMTECPSGQLTLHEFKQFFGLRGLDPEANAYIEQMFRTFDMNKDGYIDFMEYVAALSLVMRGKMEHKLRWYFKLYDVDGNGCIDRHELLNIIKAIRAINGSENSDLTAEDFTNRVFERIDINGDGELSLEEFVAGARSDQDFMEVMIKSLDLTHIVAMIHNRRHSI